From the Chloroflexus aurantiacus J-10-fl genome, one window contains:
- a CDS encoding carbohydrate ABC transporter permease, protein MRMLMTSTMLTLRKQSVWKLLIWTLVVILVLIELYPLTWLLLSSFKAPAEFSLNPIYALPEGFYWQNYIRAWTEGRMGVYFRNSLMVTIPSLFLILCLGSMAAFGIEILKWRFNNVVLVIFLLGIMIPVQMILLPLFAIYNQLQLLNTFTGLILVYTAFGLPLTIFLLVSFAKSLPHEVLEAALIDGANIYQIFLYIALPMMANAIITVGLVQFFFIWNDLLISLTFISDSELRTVQTGLLSFVGRFGQREWGPTFASITTSVIPILFLYLILNNAIMKGLTSGAVKG, encoded by the coding sequence ATGCGCATGCTAATGACCTCAACGATGTTGACTTTACGGAAGCAATCTGTTTGGAAACTGCTTATTTGGACTTTAGTTGTTATATTAGTCCTGATCGAGCTTTATCCATTAACCTGGCTCTTGCTTTCATCGTTCAAGGCTCCTGCCGAGTTTAGTTTAAACCCAATCTATGCTTTACCAGAAGGGTTTTATTGGCAGAACTATATTAGGGCCTGGACGGAAGGTCGCATGGGTGTCTATTTTCGAAATAGCCTAATGGTTACAATACCATCACTATTTTTAATACTTTGTCTGGGTTCTATGGCGGCATTTGGAATAGAAATTTTAAAATGGAGATTTAACAATGTAGTATTAGTAATCTTTCTACTCGGGATAATGATTCCGGTTCAGATGATCTTATTGCCGCTGTTCGCCATATATAATCAACTTCAGTTACTGAATACCTTTACTGGCTTGATACTTGTCTACACCGCCTTTGGCCTTCCCTTAACGATTTTTTTGCTCGTTAGTTTTGCGAAGTCACTACCGCATGAGGTTCTGGAAGCTGCTTTGATCGATGGTGCTAATATCTATCAAATATTTCTCTACATTGCCCTACCAATGATGGCCAATGCGATTATAACTGTAGGATTAGTGCAATTCTTCTTTATCTGGAATGATTTATTGATTTCACTAACTTTTATTAGCGATAGTGAATTGAGAACAGTTCAAACCGGACTGTTAAGCTTTGTTGGCCGTTTTGGCCAACGTGAATGGGGACCAACATTTGCATCTATTACAACAAGTGTTATTCCTATACTCTTCTTGTATCTAATTTTGAATAATGCGATTATGAAGGGACTTACTTCTGGAGCAGTTAAGGGTTAG
- a CDS encoding extracellular solute-binding protein, whose amino-acid sequence MMPGKLVVPSLLVLICCVIISCSAPAAQPQPVVTPAQSTTTESQLPVVIHYLTVQQETEGWPLIIGTLTREYQANHPNVEWKYENYPQTDLVQRIQLLAGSDSLPFMFNYESGAPLRDLAASGKVLELEQTFKELGIYDRLNPGAVSLLKNLVGGSGLYALPLELNIEGFWYNKQIFAEHNLAVPTTWDELLAVADKLHQAGIQPFAVSGLQKWPLTRLINGYVMRVYGYDVMSRVVNGELKVTDAGFIAAAQIVQDMAMKGYFGQGVNTLDYAPAQDLFLQGRAAMYYMGSWALRDFNNPELNKIGIDNIGFFNIPLVEGGVGTLNDYSINAGLTTSFSQKEFSRNPQGYGEWMKAVFSAYGDRAMSELGMITGFTVSQIPDNVSPLTRLTVAEIDNVKNGAPWFEAYFNARTQAVATDNVQLLVTGDMSPEEYMAELQKAIDEQLP is encoded by the coding sequence ATGATGCCCGGGAAATTAGTTGTTCCGTCACTGTTAGTCTTGATCTGTTGCGTTATTATCTCCTGCAGTGCGCCTGCCGCGCAGCCTCAACCCGTTGTTACGCCAGCACAATCAACTACCACTGAAAGTCAGCTTCCGGTAGTCATTCACTATCTTACCGTGCAACAAGAGACGGAAGGTTGGCCACTTATTATTGGTACCCTAACCCGAGAGTATCAGGCCAACCATCCTAATGTTGAATGGAAATATGAAAACTATCCGCAGACTGACCTGGTTCAGCGTATCCAGCTTTTAGCGGGTAGTGATAGCCTTCCTTTCATGTTTAATTACGAATCCGGTGCGCCACTTCGTGATCTGGCAGCAAGTGGTAAAGTGCTTGAACTCGAGCAAACATTTAAGGAGCTTGGTATCTACGACCGGCTGAATCCTGGTGCAGTAAGCCTGTTAAAGAACCTTGTTGGTGGTAGTGGCCTCTACGCCTTGCCTCTGGAGTTGAATATCGAGGGCTTCTGGTACAACAAGCAAATTTTTGCGGAGCACAATCTTGCGGTTCCAACAACGTGGGACGAACTACTGGCAGTTGCTGACAAACTCCATCAAGCTGGTATCCAGCCATTTGCTGTGTCTGGTTTACAGAAATGGCCCCTTACCCGTCTCATTAATGGCTACGTGATGCGCGTATACGGTTACGATGTTATGAGTCGTGTAGTCAATGGTGAGTTAAAGGTAACGGATGCTGGCTTTATTGCTGCTGCCCAGATTGTGCAGGATATGGCCATGAAGGGCTATTTTGGTCAAGGTGTCAACACACTGGATTATGCTCCGGCGCAAGATCTATTTCTGCAAGGCCGGGCTGCTATGTATTATATGGGAAGCTGGGCACTACGCGATTTCAATAATCCAGAGTTGAATAAAATCGGTATCGACAATATCGGTTTTTTCAATATTCCGCTCGTCGAAGGCGGAGTAGGCACTCTCAACGATTATTCGATCAATGCAGGTTTAACAACTTCTTTCTCTCAGAAAGAGTTTAGCCGTAATCCGCAAGGGTATGGTGAATGGATGAAGGCCGTTTTCAGTGCCTACGGAGATCGGGCAATGAGCGAACTTGGTATGATCACAGGCTTTACTGTCAGCCAGATTCCAGATAATGTTTCGCCATTAACCAGGTTAACCGTAGCAGAAATTGATAATGTAAAGAACGGTGCACCATGGTTTGAAGCATATTTCAATGCCCGTACCCAAGCGGTAGCTACTGATAATGTGCAATTACTCGTTACAGGTGATATGAGCCCAGAAGAATATATGGCTGAGCTACAGAAAGCTATTGATGAACAATTGCCATAA
- a CDS encoding hydroxypyruvate isomerase family protein — protein sequence MSALAPLRFSVCLDMIFTDRPFEQRLEHIADLGFRAYEFWTRKGKDMNITIALQTALRLHCVAIFGSEAAPNDPDQRARFRDEVTRSAALAVDLACDNLIVHGGITRTDLDYATQRAHLVDALHEAAETAADAGLNLLLEPRNPVDHPGSFLWSSDEGFAIVRELGQPHVKLLFDCYHQQISEGNLTRRILANLDLIGHIHVADVPGRHEPGTGEINYEHIFGVLREHGYSGYVGLEYTPRIDAAASLRVVRMMSQ from the coding sequence ATGTCGGCCCTCGCACCCCTCCGCTTCTCAGTCTGTCTCGATATGATCTTCACCGATCGCCCGTTTGAGCAGCGACTCGAACACATTGCCGATCTCGGCTTCCGCGCCTATGAATTCTGGACGCGGAAGGGCAAGGACATGAACATCACCATTGCTCTGCAAACCGCCTTACGCCTGCATTGTGTGGCTATTTTCGGCAGCGAAGCAGCCCCCAATGATCCCGATCAGCGAGCACGCTTTCGTGATGAAGTGACGCGCAGTGCCGCGCTGGCAGTTGATCTGGCCTGTGATAACCTCATCGTTCACGGTGGGATTACCCGGACAGACCTCGATTATGCCACGCAACGCGCCCATCTGGTTGATGCGCTGCATGAGGCTGCCGAGACTGCGGCTGATGCCGGTCTTAATCTACTCCTCGAACCGCGCAACCCGGTCGATCATCCGGGTAGTTTTCTCTGGTCATCTGACGAAGGCTTTGCCATCGTGCGCGAGCTTGGTCAACCGCACGTCAAACTGTTGTTTGATTGTTACCATCAACAGATCAGCGAAGGAAACCTGACCCGTCGCATCCTGGCCAATCTCGATCTTATCGGCCACATCCACGTCGCCGACGTCCCCGGTCGCCATGAGCCGGGCACCGGTGAAATCAATTACGAGCACATCTTTGGCGTTTTGCGTGAACATGGGTATAGTGGCTATGTCGGTCTTGAATATACCCCGCGAATCGATGCGGCGGCCAGTCTGCGGGTGGTGCGGATGATGAGTCAGTGA
- a CDS encoding NYN domain-containing protein, whose amino-acid sequence MNNVCRIGVFYDGSYFTYAQFYFYSEKKVGWLSFVPFHRLIEQFVSSKEQRYAAHRVVYASWHQGLFHSAQTSEKQFQIERNRHIDLVHAGIEPKYVPMPPNGQEKGVDVSLAIDAMERAMEGKIDVAVLVTGDGDLTPLVRALMKHGVRVGLLYFEYESSQRTSHVNRRLLDACNYALNVNQLEHTPQAAAIFKGLFRQPQGVVARN is encoded by the coding sequence ATGAACAACGTCTGCCGCATCGGTGTCTTTTACGATGGTTCATACTTTACGTATGCGCAATTCTATTTTTACAGCGAGAAAAAAGTTGGCTGGTTGTCATTTGTTCCCTTTCATCGTCTAATCGAACAATTTGTCAGTAGCAAAGAGCAGCGCTACGCCGCCCACCGGGTTGTCTACGCAAGCTGGCACCAGGGTCTGTTCCATTCAGCGCAAACCAGTGAAAAACAGTTTCAGATTGAGCGTAATCGGCACATTGATTTGGTACATGCCGGCATTGAGCCGAAATATGTGCCAATGCCCCCGAATGGTCAAGAGAAAGGGGTAGATGTATCGCTCGCGATTGATGCCATGGAACGGGCCATGGAAGGCAAGATTGATGTTGCTGTTTTGGTTACCGGTGATGGTGATTTGACGCCGCTGGTTCGGGCACTGATGAAACATGGGGTGCGGGTGGGTCTTCTGTACTTTGAGTATGAATCTTCGCAGCGCACCAGCCATGTGAACAGGCGATTGCTAGACGCCTGTAACTATGCACTGAATGTGAACCAGCTCGAACATACGCCCCAGGCTGCTGCCATCTTCAAAGGGCTATTTCGGCAGCCACAGGGGGTGGTCGCCAGGAATTGA
- a CDS encoding SDR family oxidoreductase, translating into MDPRDRVVIITGASSGIGAATARCFAAAGARLVLAARSQEALTQVAADLPQALAVPTDVSDPEACMRLVERAVATYGQVDILINNAGIGLTGPVTRLARADLERVLAVDLLGPIWLTQAVVPIMRAGGRGQIINVSSVLAVQPLPFLGGYAAAKAALEQISNALRIELHGSGIAVTVVRPGTTRTDFNQRRLGRGRERRRIAPPGVPPEVVARTILRAARTEPRLAYVSWSDRLALWIGRLFPGLIDAILARAFVWEEQAYH; encoded by the coding sequence ATGGATCCGCGTGATCGGGTGGTGATTATTACCGGTGCCTCAAGTGGGATTGGGGCGGCGACGGCTCGTTGTTTTGCGGCTGCCGGTGCGCGCCTGGTGCTGGCTGCCCGTTCGCAGGAAGCTTTAACGCAGGTGGCAGCCGATTTGCCGCAGGCGTTGGCAGTACCAACCGATGTGTCCGATCCAGAGGCGTGTATGCGGCTGGTGGAGCGGGCAGTAGCCACTTACGGGCAGGTTGACATCTTGATTAATAACGCCGGGATCGGTCTGACCGGTCCGGTAACCAGGCTGGCACGTGCCGATCTGGAGCGGGTGTTAGCCGTCGATCTGCTTGGCCCAATCTGGTTGACTCAGGCAGTCGTACCGATCATGCGGGCTGGCGGTCGTGGTCAGATCATTAACGTCTCGTCGGTTTTGGCAGTTCAGCCCCTACCCTTTTTAGGTGGGTATGCGGCGGCAAAGGCTGCGCTCGAACAGATCAGCAATGCCTTGCGGATTGAGTTGCACGGGAGTGGGATTGCCGTTACCGTCGTGCGTCCGGGTACGACGCGCACAGATTTCAATCAGCGACGGCTGGGGCGTGGACGCGAGCGCCGACGAATTGCACCGCCGGGTGTGCCACCAGAGGTTGTGGCCCGCACTATCTTGCGGGCAGCGCGCACCGAGCCGCGCCTGGCCTATGTGAGCTGGAGTGATCGGTTGGCCCTCTGGATCGGACGACTGTTTCCCGGTTTGATTGATGCTATCCTGGCGCGCGCGTTTGTCTGGGAAGAGCAGGCTTACCACTAG
- a CDS encoding S41 family peptidase, protein MSKSQALLRQPALDPDGRLLAFIAAGDVWLVSIEGGVAERLTAHPASHYGPRFSPDGQRILFSAGRDGSGDLYVLDLAGGPPRQITFQDEQCTPEDWANDGDAVFFTTAIEQMGSAIYRVKTSGGTPAPIYLEPYEQLGQVAVSPDGTRLAFVNIRERWWRRGPHPFSSNEIWLGPTDPDYRALCQIAGPFGQRLVYAGKLGWPLWAPDGQGLYIVCDSDGNENLWYLPLGEGEARQITHFRDGRLLFPAIARRNNVIVCERGDGQLWRIDPISGESVPVPIRVRIDSKRTPVRVERWTSGFSEVRLSPDGKKLAIVARGDVFADFADKETDRDLRQGPAFRVTNTPAREWSIAWAPDSQRLIYLSDRYGEVELFAYDFSSGQEQQLTRDGRPKMLPRIAPDGKSIAYIRDQRIIEVIEVTDPSPREVCQARFAVAADLCWSPDSRYLAFIAQDDRLFSNVYIVPAAGGEPRQITFLSNLDGGNLCWSPDGSFIIFTTEQYRLEAQIARVDLRPSQPVFRETAFERLFEKKEEKPTEPGDQSAKEPRVSQPLTEPIIYEGIERRLRLLTPPQMNAMAGPISPDGKDLLFLASVAGKVDVWTMPLDEPRANQPPRQLTASDTRKGFLQFAPDGRSFYYLEDGQVVVRRFPGGNEPNRLSLRAEVEVDFHREKEQIFIEAWRELRDSFYDPTFRGQDWQAVRDRYASLVGAVQTTGELHTLINLMVGELRASHLGSSFYNSESEDGFIGIIFAAEPLLREGRLIVERNLPDGPAALTADPPRPGEELVAIDGTRLNGTLSLHKLLLRSVGRRVRLVLRANDGTEREIVVRPINASAYEQLRYRDWVFNNEQYVHTHSQGRLGYVHIAEMSYAAYQQFLVDLDAETHSKAGVIIDVRYNRGGHTATFILDVLMRRSALRSGFRDLGTTDASHLAGNRVLDRPTVLVTNERSASNTEMLSESYRRLRLGKVVGRPTAGAVIWTYQIPLLDGSWLRLPRLYVVTPEGEDLEGRGRPVDVEAVRPLGEWAYGRDSQLDAAIATLLKTVRRRRKNDVPNPVASPDTTYE, encoded by the coding sequence TTGTCCAAATCTCAGGCCCTTTTGCGTCAACCAGCTCTTGATCCCGATGGGCGGCTGCTGGCATTTATCGCCGCCGGTGATGTCTGGCTTGTCTCGATTGAAGGCGGGGTTGCTGAACGCCTTACAGCCCATCCAGCCAGTCATTACGGACCGCGGTTTAGCCCGGATGGACAGCGTATCCTCTTCAGCGCCGGTCGTGATGGGTCTGGTGATTTGTATGTTCTCGACCTGGCGGGCGGCCCACCGCGCCAGATCACGTTTCAAGACGAACAATGCACCCCAGAAGACTGGGCAAACGATGGGGATGCTGTCTTCTTCACCACTGCTATTGAACAGATGGGTTCGGCAATCTATCGGGTGAAGACGAGTGGTGGTACGCCGGCGCCGATCTATCTTGAACCGTATGAACAGCTTGGTCAGGTGGCAGTGTCGCCCGACGGCACAAGGCTGGCCTTTGTCAACATACGCGAGCGTTGGTGGCGACGTGGACCCCATCCCTTCTCCTCGAATGAGATATGGTTAGGACCAACCGATCCCGACTACCGGGCATTGTGCCAGATTGCCGGCCCTTTCGGGCAACGTCTCGTGTACGCAGGCAAACTGGGTTGGCCGTTGTGGGCACCGGATGGTCAGGGTCTGTATATCGTTTGCGATAGCGATGGCAACGAGAACCTGTGGTACCTGCCACTTGGTGAGGGTGAAGCGCGGCAAATAACCCATTTTCGTGATGGACGCTTGCTCTTCCCGGCGATTGCCCGGCGTAACAACGTGATTGTCTGCGAACGTGGTGATGGCCAGTTGTGGCGGATCGATCCGATCAGTGGCGAGAGTGTGCCTGTTCCGATCCGGGTGCGGATAGATAGCAAACGCACACCGGTACGGGTTGAACGCTGGACGAGTGGGTTTAGCGAAGTTCGCCTCAGTCCTGATGGAAAGAAACTGGCGATTGTGGCCCGTGGTGATGTCTTTGCCGATTTTGCCGACAAAGAGACTGACCGTGATCTGCGCCAGGGGCCGGCGTTTCGGGTTACCAATACGCCGGCCCGCGAGTGGAGTATCGCGTGGGCACCTGACTCGCAGCGTTTAATCTATCTCTCCGACCGCTACGGAGAAGTTGAACTATTTGCATACGATTTCAGCAGCGGACAGGAGCAACAACTTACCCGTGATGGTCGGCCCAAGATGTTACCGCGGATTGCACCTGATGGGAAATCAATCGCCTACATCCGCGACCAGCGGATCATCGAGGTGATCGAGGTGACAGATCCGTCACCACGTGAAGTGTGCCAGGCCCGGTTTGCAGTTGCCGCCGATCTTTGCTGGTCGCCCGACTCGCGCTATCTGGCGTTCATCGCCCAGGATGATCGTCTCTTCAGCAACGTCTACATCGTGCCGGCAGCCGGTGGTGAGCCGCGCCAGATTACCTTTCTCAGCAACCTCGATGGCGGCAATTTGTGCTGGTCACCGGATGGGAGCTTTATCATCTTCACTACCGAACAGTACCGGTTAGAAGCGCAGATTGCGCGTGTCGATTTGCGTCCGTCGCAGCCAGTGTTTCGCGAAACAGCGTTTGAACGATTATTTGAAAAAAAGGAGGAAAAACCAACCGAACCCGGCGATCAATCCGCCAAAGAACCAAGAGTGTCTCAACCGCTGACCGAGCCGATTATCTACGAGGGCATTGAACGGCGCTTACGATTGCTGACGCCGCCGCAGATGAACGCGATGGCCGGTCCAATCAGCCCTGATGGCAAAGACCTGCTCTTTCTGGCTTCGGTAGCCGGTAAGGTTGATGTCTGGACAATGCCGCTCGATGAGCCGCGGGCGAATCAACCACCACGGCAATTGACCGCCAGCGACACGCGCAAAGGATTTCTGCAATTTGCTCCGGACGGACGTAGCTTCTACTACCTTGAAGATGGGCAGGTTGTGGTACGCCGCTTTCCCGGTGGGAACGAGCCGAACCGGCTCTCACTGCGGGCTGAGGTTGAAGTAGATTTTCATCGTGAAAAGGAGCAAATCTTCATCGAAGCCTGGCGTGAGCTACGTGATAGCTTCTACGATCCGACCTTTCGTGGGCAGGACTGGCAGGCCGTGCGTGATCGCTACGCATCACTGGTAGGCGCAGTCCAAACTACCGGTGAGCTACATACGCTGATCAATTTGATGGTTGGTGAACTGCGGGCTTCGCATCTGGGCAGTTCCTTTTACAACAGTGAGAGCGAGGATGGCTTCATCGGCATTATCTTTGCCGCCGAACCACTGCTCCGCGAAGGTCGGCTGATCGTCGAACGTAACCTGCCTGATGGCCCGGCGGCGCTGACTGCCGATCCACCGCGTCCCGGCGAAGAGCTGGTCGCAATTGATGGAACGCGGCTCAACGGAACGCTCTCACTGCATAAGCTGCTCTTGCGCAGTGTTGGCCGGCGGGTGCGGCTGGTATTGCGGGCGAATGATGGTACCGAACGCGAAATTGTCGTTCGGCCCATCAATGCCAGTGCGTATGAACAGTTGCGTTACCGTGATTGGGTGTTCAACAATGAACAATATGTTCACACCCACAGTCAAGGCAGGCTTGGGTATGTGCACATTGCCGAGATGAGCTATGCTGCCTATCAACAATTTCTGGTTGATCTCGATGCGGAAACCCACAGCAAAGCCGGTGTCATTATTGATGTACGCTACAATCGCGGCGGCCATACAGCGACATTTATTCTCGATGTCCTGATGCGGCGTTCGGCGCTGCGCAGTGGGTTTCGTGATCTTGGCACGACTGATGCCAGTCATCTGGCGGGTAATCGCGTGCTCGACCGGCCTACAGTGTTGGTAACGAATGAACGCTCGGCAAGCAATACCGAGATGTTGAGTGAAAGCTACCGGCGATTGCGGCTGGGGAAGGTCGTCGGGCGACCAACTGCTGGAGCAGTGATATGGACATACCAGATACCATTGCTCGATGGTTCATGGTTGCGGTTACCGCGGTTGTATGTAGTGACGCCAGAGGGCGAAGATTTGGAGGGACGAGGCAGGCCGGTTGATGTAGAGGCGGTGCGTCCGTTGGGAGAGTGGGCGTATGGGCGGGACAGTCAATTGGATGCCGCAATTGCCACCCTCCTCAAAACCGTTCGTCGGCGGCGAAAGAATGATGTGCCGAACCCGGTGGCAAGCCCAGATACAACATACGAGTAG
- a CDS encoding hydroxymethylglutaryl-CoA lyase — translation MTTMTIGTLPTFVHIREVGPRDGLQNEPTILTTAQKITLIELLAATGLRAIEVGAFVRPQQVPQMADTEAVFAGIKRQPGVVYSAIAPNVIGARRAIAAGADVVQVFLSASESHNRSNVNMSIEQSLVQVAEMATLVHAAGKPFDAVLSVAFGCPFEGDVPIERVLDLCQRLLDLGAEQLTLGDTTGMAHPLLVQEVVRAFRARFPRQPLRLHLHSARGAGLANLLAALQLGVDLFDSSIGGIGGCPFAPGAPGNLCTEDVTHLLHEMGIATGLNLPALMATARELERMLGHEVPGQTIKAGICKHLRDRGEG, via the coding sequence ATGACCACAATGACAATTGGCACGCTACCGACGTTTGTGCATATTCGTGAAGTAGGGCCGCGTGATGGTTTGCAGAATGAGCCAACGATTCTGACGACGGCGCAGAAGATAACGTTGATTGAGTTGTTGGCAGCGACCGGGTTGCGTGCGATTGAAGTAGGGGCATTTGTGCGTCCGCAACAAGTGCCGCAGATGGCCGATACGGAAGCTGTCTTTGCCGGTATCAAGCGCCAGCCTGGGGTAGTGTACAGTGCAATTGCGCCGAATGTTATCGGAGCGCGGCGGGCAATTGCCGCCGGTGCAGATGTTGTGCAGGTGTTTCTCAGCGCCAGCGAGAGCCATAATCGCAGTAATGTGAATATGAGTATCGAGCAATCACTGGTGCAGGTGGCCGAGATGGCGACGCTGGTGCATGCAGCCGGGAAGCCATTTGATGCGGTGCTGTCGGTGGCCTTCGGCTGCCCGTTTGAAGGGGATGTGCCGATTGAGCGGGTGTTGGATCTGTGTCAGCGCTTGCTCGATTTGGGTGCCGAGCAGTTGACGCTGGGTGATACCACCGGCATGGCTCACCCGCTGTTGGTGCAAGAGGTTGTCAGGGCGTTTCGCGCACGTTTTCCGCGCCAGCCCTTGCGTTTGCATTTGCACAGTGCGCGGGGGGCGGGTCTGGCAAACCTGCTGGCAGCGTTGCAATTGGGTGTCGATCTGTTTGACTCTAGCATTGGTGGTATTGGTGGTTGTCCGTTTGCGCCCGGCGCTCCTGGAAATCTCTGCACCGAAGATGTCACGCATTTGCTGCACGAGATGGGGATTGCGACCGGGTTGAATCTGCCGGCACTCATGGCGACGGCGCGTGAACTTGAACGCATGTTAGGGCACGAAGTGCCGGGACAGACGATTAAAGCCGGTATTTGTAAGCATCTGCGGGACCGCGGCGAGGGTTGA
- a CDS encoding carbohydrate ABC transporter permease, with protein sequence MNQTLRDRKALLVFVGPALTLYVMIVIVPIIWTVGYSLFEGSPITGFQFVGLGNYGKLWQDQDFINAFLFSARYALVVTAGQVGFGLLLALLYLFFLKRSSAFIRTLVFFPVVLPTVAVAQIFVKLFEITPQYGLVNAIFAAIGQESWVQPWLGRSDSAFWVAALMNIWTAMGFYAVILYAGLLDIPNEIIESARLDGANGFNLVVFVIQPLLTPVLVTSIIFSLNGTLKVFDQLLALTNGGPGKTTTPLTLYMYRVAFNYNDYGYGSTIAIILMIECLIVSLLAFRFARRDVS encoded by the coding sequence GTGAATCAGACATTACGTGATCGAAAAGCACTTTTAGTTTTTGTCGGCCCTGCCTTGACACTCTACGTAATGATTGTTATTGTTCCGATTATTTGGACGGTAGGATATTCCTTGTTTGAAGGCTCTCCTATTACCGGTTTTCAATTTGTTGGCTTGGGTAATTATGGAAAATTATGGCAAGATCAGGATTTTATCAATGCATTTTTGTTTAGTGCCAGATATGCATTAGTTGTAACTGCTGGCCAGGTTGGTTTTGGGTTGCTGTTAGCGCTCTTATATCTATTTTTCTTAAAAAGATCCTCCGCTTTTATTCGAACACTGGTATTTTTTCCGGTCGTCTTGCCAACGGTTGCTGTTGCTCAAATCTTTGTCAAGCTATTCGAGATTACTCCACAGTATGGTCTGGTTAATGCCATATTTGCTGCGATTGGTCAGGAGTCCTGGGTACAACCCTGGCTAGGGCGCTCAGATAGTGCTTTTTGGGTGGCAGCGCTTATGAATATCTGGACGGCGATGGGTTTCTATGCTGTAATTTTATATGCTGGCTTACTTGATATTCCAAATGAAATTATCGAGTCGGCTCGACTTGATGGGGCTAATGGGTTTAATCTTGTTGTTTTCGTTATTCAACCCTTACTGACCCCTGTTCTGGTCACATCGATAATTTTTAGTCTTAATGGAACACTAAAAGTATTTGATCAACTGTTGGCATTAACTAACGGTGGTCCCGGGAAGACAACAACACCTCTTACTCTTTACATGTATCGAGTGGCCTTTAATTACAATGATTATGGATACGGGAGTACAATCGCAATAATTTTGATGATTGAATGTTTAATCGTATCGCTACTTGCCTTTCGTTTTGCTCGTAGAGATGTATCATAG
- a CDS encoding LacI family DNA-binding transcriptional regulator encodes MKRPTQMDVARRAGVSRATVSHVINGLSGGRVPISPETRERVWQAIKELGYEPDAGARALRLGKSRTIGLIMPDLYNPHFWENAEGVEQEARANGYRLLLCSMNLNIQYGEDAFKDLVGRRIDALILMGSFVYESEEARNTLIRSLERGLPIVEISDRVTKDYLADCVLSDYRAVAAAAMQHLIMLGHRRIGLIYGVANSSLAEDRLIPYKKSLQAVGIPIDEQLIVHCGPTIEEGYRAAIHLLQKPNRPTAIVAINDLLAIAVLRAAGDMGLRVPADVSLIGFDDIAIANYLIPRLTTAAKDAVQLGREAVKLALARLRDPKRPRQVIEVPARLILRESTAPPSC; translated from the coding sequence ATGAAACGTCCCACGCAAATGGATGTTGCCAGGCGCGCAGGGGTCTCGCGAGCAACAGTTTCTCACGTAATCAATGGTCTGTCTGGGGGACGGGTTCCTATTTCTCCAGAGACTCGGGAACGTGTCTGGCAAGCAATTAAAGAATTAGGATATGAACCTGATGCCGGAGCCAGAGCGTTACGATTGGGTAAGTCAAGGACCATCGGACTAATTATGCCAGATTTGTATAATCCTCATTTTTGGGAAAATGCTGAAGGTGTAGAGCAGGAAGCACGTGCAAATGGATATCGGTTGCTTCTTTGCAGTATGAACCTAAACATTCAATATGGTGAAGATGCATTCAAGGATTTAGTTGGCCGGCGAATTGATGCATTGATCTTAATGGGTTCATTTGTTTACGAGTCAGAAGAAGCCAGGAATACATTAATCCGTAGCTTAGAGCGAGGTTTACCCATTGTGGAAATAAGTGATAGAGTTACCAAAGATTACCTGGCAGATTGTGTATTGTCTGATTATCGTGCAGTAGCAGCAGCAGCGATGCAACATCTCATAATGCTAGGACACCGACGAATAGGTCTTATCTACGGTGTAGCTAATTCGAGCTTAGCAGAAGATCGTCTGATACCCTACAAGAAAAGTCTTCAGGCTGTTGGGATACCAATTGATGAGCAGCTTATCGTACATTGTGGTCCAACTATTGAGGAAGGATATCGGGCAGCCATTCACCTTTTACAGAAACCGAATCGGCCAACAGCGATTGTAGCAATAAACGATTTATTGGCCATAGCAGTTTTGCGTGCGGCTGGTGATATGGGGCTACGAGTTCCTGCTGATGTATCGTTGATAGGTTTCGATGATATTGCAATTGCTAATTATCTCATTCCTCGCCTGACAACTGCGGCAAAAGATGCAGTGCAACTCGGTCGTGAAGCGGTGAAATTGGCTTTGGCAAGGTTGCGTGATCCAAAACGACCAAGACAAGTTATCGAGGTGCCAGCTCGACTTATTTTGCGTGAGTCGACCGCACCACCATCGTGTTGA